A part of Chitinimonas koreensis genomic DNA contains:
- a CDS encoding ABC transporter permease, translating into MQFDVILEPAVLKLFGKGIVTALELLIISLAVGGFLALPLAIMRVSRNKFVSLPVWLYTYVMRGTPMLVQVYLIYYGVAQLEWVQQHWDTVWPWTYFKEPMFCAAFAFALNTCAYTTEMLAGAIRETNYGEIEAAKAMGMSKWQAMRRIILPSAMRRTLPSYSNEVIMMLHGTSLASTVPALLDITGAARSVYSDYYLPFEAFITAGLIYMVLTFSLVGLFKLAEKRWLAYLQPRKH; encoded by the coding sequence ATGCAGTTCGACGTCATCCTCGAACCCGCGGTACTCAAGCTGTTCGGCAAGGGCATCGTCACCGCGCTGGAACTGCTGATCATCTCGCTGGCGGTCGGCGGCTTCCTGGCGCTGCCGCTGGCCATCATGCGCGTCTCGCGCAACAAGTTCGTCTCGCTGCCGGTATGGCTCTACACCTACGTGATGCGCGGCACGCCGATGCTGGTGCAGGTCTACCTGATCTACTACGGCGTGGCCCAGCTCGAATGGGTGCAGCAGCACTGGGACACGGTCTGGCCGTGGACCTACTTCAAGGAGCCGATGTTCTGCGCGGCGTTCGCCTTCGCGCTCAATACCTGCGCCTACACCACCGAAATGCTGGCCGGCGCGATCCGCGAGACCAACTACGGCGAGATCGAGGCGGCCAAGGCGATGGGCATGAGCAAGTGGCAGGCGATGCGCCGCATCATCCTGCCCTCGGCGATGCGCCGCACGCTGCCGTCCTACAGCAACGAGGTGATCATGATGCTGCACGGCACCTCGCTGGCCAGCACGGTGCCGGCGCTGCTCGACATCACCGGCGCGGCGCGCTCGGTCTACTCGGACTACTACCTGCCGTTCGAGGCCTTCATCACCGCCGGCCTGATCTACATGGTGCTGACCTTCAGCCTGGTCGGGCTGTTCAAGCTGGCCGAGAAGCGCTGGCTGGCCTATCTGCAGCCTCGCAAACATTGA
- a CDS encoding M14 family metallopeptidase, with protein MRIERHRLLSSSLGTARELVSLHYGTPGQGEKVYLQASLHADELPGMLVLHHLRRLVAAAEARGEVRGEIVMVPVANPVGLAQNLMQAQMGRFEFSSAENFNRHYPDFLALIGADIENRLGVDEAANKRAIRGAIGAALAAMRPATELASLRHTLVSLSFDADVLLDLHCDYEAVMHVYTETPYLAQAEPLYRHLGAQTVLLAKGSGGASFDEAQSAVWWQLQEKFGGRYPIPLACFSATVELRGQSDVDHEHAAGDAARLYAYLQHRGVIAGTPPALPAALCEPTPLAGSETLHAPHAGVIAFLKRVGERVEAGEVVAEIVDPLEDRVTAVRATVAGLLYARENRRYAVAGMDLCKVAGAVAFRSGYLLSA; from the coding sequence ATGAGGATCGAACGACATCGCCTGCTGAGCTCGAGCCTGGGCACTGCGCGCGAACTGGTCAGCCTGCACTACGGTACGCCGGGCCAGGGCGAGAAGGTCTACCTGCAGGCCAGCCTGCACGCCGACGAGCTGCCCGGCATGCTGGTGCTGCACCACCTGCGCCGCCTGGTGGCGGCGGCCGAGGCGCGCGGCGAAGTGCGCGGCGAGATCGTCATGGTGCCGGTGGCCAACCCGGTCGGCCTCGCCCAGAACCTGATGCAGGCGCAGATGGGACGCTTCGAGTTCTCCAGCGCCGAGAACTTCAACCGCCACTATCCGGACTTCCTGGCGCTGATCGGTGCCGACATCGAAAACCGGCTCGGCGTCGACGAAGCCGCCAACAAGCGCGCCATCCGCGGCGCGATCGGCGCGGCGCTGGCCGCCATGCGGCCGGCCACCGAGCTGGCCTCGCTGCGCCATACGCTGGTCTCGCTGTCGTTCGATGCCGACGTGCTGCTGGACCTGCACTGCGACTACGAAGCGGTGATGCACGTCTACACCGAGACGCCCTACCTGGCGCAGGCCGAGCCGCTCTACCGCCACCTCGGCGCGCAGACCGTGCTGCTGGCGAAGGGCTCGGGCGGCGCTTCGTTCGACGAGGCGCAGAGCGCGGTGTGGTGGCAACTGCAGGAGAAGTTCGGCGGCCGCTACCCGATCCCGCTGGCCTGCTTCTCGGCCACGGTCGAATTGCGCGGCCAGTCCGACGTCGACCACGAGCACGCGGCCGGCGATGCGGCGCGGCTGTACGCCTACCTGCAGCACCGCGGCGTCATCGCCGGCACGCCACCCGCGCTGCCGGCCGCGCTGTGCGAGCCGACCCCGCTCGCCGGTTCCGAGACGCTGCACGCGCCGCATGCCGGCGTGATCGCCTTCCTCAAGCGGGTCGGCGAACGGGTCGAGGCCGGCGAGGTGGTGGCCGAGATCGTCGATCCGCTCGAAGACCGCGTCACCGCGGTGCGCGCGACCGTCGCCGGGCTGCTCTATGCCCGCGAGAACCGCCGCTACGCGGTGGCCGGCATGGACCTGTGCAAGGTGGCCGGCGCCGTCGCATTCCGCTCGGGCTATCTGCTGAGCGCATAG
- a CDS encoding ABC transporter ATP-binding protein has product MSNKLTVEDLHKSYGNHEVLKGVSLTAHAGDVISIIGSSGSGKSTFLRCINMLERPNAGRIVVAGEEMKLVRAKDGMFKAADDKQLQKMRAKLAMVFQHFNLWAHMTVLENIIEAPVNVLGVPKDKAVASARVYLDKVGLKNVEDKYPAHMSGGQQQRVAIARALAMEPEVMLFDEPTSALDPELVGEVLRVMKKLAEEGRTMVVVTHEMAFAREVSNHVIFLHQGRIEEQGDPKVVLTNPTSERLKQFLSGSLK; this is encoded by the coding sequence GTGAGCAACAAGTTAACCGTCGAAGACCTGCACAAGAGCTACGGCAACCACGAAGTCCTCAAGGGCGTGTCGCTGACCGCCCACGCCGGCGACGTGATCAGCATCATCGGCTCGTCGGGCTCGGGCAAGAGCACCTTCCTGCGCTGCATCAACATGCTCGAGCGGCCCAATGCCGGCCGCATCGTGGTGGCCGGCGAGGAGATGAAGCTGGTGCGCGCCAAGGACGGCATGTTCAAGGCCGCCGACGACAAGCAGCTGCAGAAGATGCGCGCCAAGCTGGCCATGGTGTTCCAGCACTTCAACCTGTGGGCGCACATGACGGTGCTGGAGAACATCATCGAGGCGCCGGTCAACGTGCTCGGCGTGCCCAAGGACAAGGCGGTCGCCAGCGCGCGCGTCTACCTTGACAAGGTCGGCCTCAAGAACGTCGAGGACAAGTACCCGGCCCACATGTCGGGCGGCCAGCAGCAGCGCGTGGCGATCGCCCGCGCGCTGGCGATGGAGCCCGAGGTGATGCTGTTCGACGAACCGACCTCGGCGCTCGACCCCGAGCTGGTCGGCGAAGTGCTGCGCGTGATGAAGAAGCTGGCCGAGGAAGGCCGCACCATGGTGGTGGTGACCCACGAGATGGCCTTCGCGCGCGAGGTGTCCAACCACGTGATCTTCCTGCACCAGGGCCGCATCGAAGAGCAGGGCGATCCGAAGGTGGTGCTGACCAACCCGACCAGCGAGCGGCTCAAGCAATTCCTGTCGGGCAGCCTGAAGTAA
- a CDS encoding GlxA family transcriptional regulator yields MFHVADQPGTQEIGVLLLPGFAPGEYGLLLDCVGELNRQAETALYRVVPLSIDGAPVASRYGVPQPVEGALRPLAPPPLLFVAAAEPPRGLTLQDPVVAALALAGRQRCLLGGWHAGPFWLAAAGLLNGCRATVHWSLLETFSDGHPLIIATTALFEVDNDRATCGGGASVADLFLHLAARQHGTEFVALAAEYLLLDRIRGRDDRQRIPLRNRVGATQPKLVQAVLLMEANLEEPLTTDEIAQHVCVSRRQLERLFKQHLDSVPSQYYLELRLNRARQMLRQTSKSIIQIGLSCGFSSGPHFSSAYRNHFGLTPRDDRQRGAVQGGAA; encoded by the coding sequence ATGTTCCATGTCGCCGACCAGCCCGGCACCCAGGAGATCGGCGTGCTGCTGCTGCCGGGCTTCGCGCCGGGCGAGTACGGCCTGCTGCTCGACTGCGTCGGCGAGCTCAACCGCCAGGCCGAGACCGCGCTCTACCGCGTGGTGCCGCTGTCGATCGACGGCGCGCCGGTGGCCTCGCGCTACGGTGTGCCGCAGCCGGTCGAGGGCGCCTTGCGGCCGCTGGCGCCGCCGCCGCTGCTGTTCGTCGCCGCGGCCGAGCCGCCGCGCGGCCTGACGCTGCAGGATCCGGTGGTCGCCGCGCTGGCGCTGGCCGGCCGCCAGCGCTGCCTGCTCGGCGGCTGGCACGCCGGGCCGTTCTGGCTGGCCGCCGCAGGGCTGCTCAACGGCTGCCGCGCCACGGTGCACTGGTCGCTGCTGGAGACCTTCAGCGACGGCCATCCGCTGATCATCGCCACCACCGCGCTGTTCGAAGTCGACAACGACCGCGCCACCTGCGGCGGCGGCGCCTCGGTGGCCGACCTGTTCCTGCACCTGGCGGCACGCCAGCACGGCACCGAATTCGTCGCGCTGGCGGCCGAATACCTGTTGCTCGACCGCATCCGCGGCCGCGACGACCGCCAGCGCATCCCGCTGCGCAACCGCGTCGGCGCCACCCAGCCCAAGCTGGTGCAGGCGGTGCTGCTGATGGAAGCGAACCTGGAAGAGCCGCTGACCACCGACGAGATCGCCCAGCACGTCTGCGTCTCGCGCCGCCAGCTCGAGCGGCTGTTCAAGCAGCACCTGGACAGCGTGCCCTCGCAGTACTACCTCGAACTGCGGCTCAACCGCGCGCGCCAGATGCTGCGGCAGACCTCCAAGTCCATCATCCAGATCGGCCTGTCCTGCGGCTTTTCGAGCGGGCCGCATTTTTCCAGCGCCTACCGCAATCACTTCGGCCTGACGCCGCGCGACGACCGCCAGCGCGGCGCGGTGCAGGGCGGCGCGGCCTGA
- a CDS encoding aspartate aminotransferase family protein, with protein MVPNYAPADYIPVRGEGSRLWDQEGREYVDLAGGIAVSALGHAHPKLVAALTEQAGKLWHLSNTLTNEPALRLARKLVDATFAERVFFCNSGAEANEAAFKLARKWAIDTGGADKYEIISATNSFHGRSFFTVTVGGQPKYSDGFGPRPGGITHIAYNDIEALRAAISDKTAAVVIEPVQGEGGVLPASREYLEAARALCDQHKALLVFDEVQTGVGRCGTFFAYETFGVVPDILTSAKSLGGGFPIGAMLTTAAIAKHFGVGTHGSTYGGNPLACAVAEAVVDTVNTPETLAGIRAKHDRLVTRLESIGRETGAFALVRGLGLLVGAVLAEPYKGRAKDFMVAAAKEGVMVLQAGPDVVRFAPSLVIPDADLDEGLARFERAVRAVAGR; from the coding sequence ATGGTCCCCAACTACGCGCCCGCCGACTACATCCCGGTCCGCGGCGAAGGTTCGCGCCTGTGGGACCAGGAAGGCCGCGAGTACGTCGACCTGGCCGGCGGCATCGCCGTCAGCGCGCTCGGCCATGCCCATCCCAAGCTGGTGGCCGCGCTGACCGAGCAGGCCGGCAAGCTCTGGCACCTGTCCAACACCCTGACCAACGAGCCGGCGCTGCGCCTGGCGCGCAAGCTGGTCGACGCGACCTTCGCCGAGCGGGTGTTCTTCTGCAATTCCGGCGCCGAGGCCAACGAGGCTGCCTTCAAGCTGGCGCGCAAGTGGGCGATCGACACCGGCGGCGCCGACAAGTACGAGATCATCTCGGCCACCAATTCCTTCCACGGCCGCAGCTTCTTCACCGTCACCGTGGGTGGCCAGCCCAAGTACTCCGACGGCTTCGGCCCGCGCCCGGGCGGCATCACCCACATCGCCTACAACGACATCGAGGCGCTGCGCGCCGCGATCTCGGACAAGACCGCCGCGGTGGTGATCGAGCCGGTGCAGGGCGAGGGCGGCGTGCTGCCGGCCAGCCGCGAATACCTCGAAGCGGCCCGCGCGCTGTGCGACCAGCACAAGGCGCTGCTGGTGTTCGACGAAGTGCAGACCGGCGTCGGCCGCTGCGGCACCTTCTTCGCCTATGAAACCTTCGGCGTGGTGCCGGACATCCTGACCTCGGCCAAGTCGCTCGGCGGCGGCTTCCCGATCGGCGCGATGCTGACCACCGCCGCGATCGCCAAGCACTTCGGCGTCGGCACCCACGGCTCGACCTACGGCGGCAACCCGCTGGCCTGCGCGGTGGCCGAGGCCGTCGTCGATACCGTCAACACGCCCGAGACGCTGGCCGGCATCCGCGCCAAGCACGACCGCCTGGTCACCCGGCTCGAATCGATCGGCCGCGAGACCGGCGCCTTCGCCCTGGTGCGCGGGCTGGGCCTGCTGGTCGGCGCGGTGCTGGCCGAGCCCTACAAGGGCCGCGCCAAGGACTTCATGGTCGCCGCGGCCAAGGAGGGCGTGATGGTGCTGCAGGCCGGCCCGGACGTGGTGCGCTTCGCGCCCAGCCTGGTCATCCCCGATGCCGACCTCGACGAGGGCCTGGCCCGCTTCGAACGCGCCGTGCGCGCCGTGGCCGGCCGCTGA
- a CDS encoding arginine N-succinyltransferase: MLVFRPVRQSDLPGVEALARESPVGVTTLPASRDTLYRRIQASIDSLAADVSFHGEESYLFVLEDSTNGELVGVSGIVASAGFTEPFYNYRNETLVHASPGLGIYHKVHALALCHDLTGNTLLSSYYIREPYRFTAQSDLLSRGRFLFMANWPRRASDAVVSEMVGVTRPDGSSPFWDSVGAYFFGMEYREAELHCGVHGRKFIAELMPHHPIYVPLLSDEAQAAIGQVGADAEVPYDVLVREGFEAENYVDIFDGGPTLYARTERIRTVAQSRLARAQLGRGPGSTSWLVATTRLDDFRVAVVEADLAGDAIALPAEALAALAIEEGAAVRVAPL; the protein is encoded by the coding sequence GTGCTCGTATTCCGCCCCGTCCGCCAGTCCGATCTCCCCGGTGTCGAAGCGCTGGCGCGCGAGAGCCCGGTCGGCGTGACCACGCTGCCGGCCAGCCGCGACACGCTCTATCGCCGCATCCAGGCCTCGATCGATTCGCTGGCCGCCGACGTCAGCTTCCACGGCGAGGAGAGCTACCTGTTCGTGCTGGAAGACAGCACGAACGGGGAGCTGGTCGGCGTGTCCGGCATCGTCGCCTCGGCCGGCTTCACCGAGCCGTTCTACAACTACCGCAACGAGACCCTGGTGCATGCCTCGCCGGGGCTCGGCATCTATCACAAGGTGCATGCGCTGGCGCTGTGCCACGACCTGACCGGCAATACGCTGCTGTCGTCGTACTACATCCGTGAACCTTATCGTTTCACCGCCCAGTCCGACCTCTTGTCGCGCGGCCGCTTCCTGTTCATGGCCAACTGGCCGCGCCGCGCGTCCGACGCGGTGGTGTCGGAGATGGTCGGCGTGACCCGGCCGGACGGCTCCTCGCCGTTCTGGGATTCGGTCGGCGCCTATTTCTTCGGCATGGAATACCGCGAGGCCGAACTGCACTGCGGCGTGCACGGCCGCAAGTTCATCGCCGAGCTGATGCCGCACCATCCCATCTACGTGCCGCTGCTGAGCGACGAGGCGCAGGCCGCCATCGGACAGGTCGGCGCCGACGCCGAGGTGCCCTACGACGTGCTGGTGCGCGAGGGCTTCGAGGCCGAGAACTACGTCGACATCTTCGACGGCGGCCCGACGCTGTACGCCCGCACCGAGCGCATCCGCACCGTGGCGCAGAGCCGGCTGGCGCGCGCCCAGCTCGGCCGCGGGCCGGGCTCGACCAGCTGGCTGGTGGCGACCACCCGGCTCGACGATTTCCGCGTCGCGGTGGTCGAGGCCGACCTGGCCGGCGACGCCATCGCACTGCCGGCCGAGGCGCTCGCCGCGCTGGCGATCGAAGAAGGGGCGGCCGTGCGGGTCGCTCCGCTGTAG
- the astA gene encoding arginine N-succinyltransferase, whose translation MRVRSIRRDDLEALLALARSTGVGVTTLPANEERLGRRIEASLASQAAEPSPDASSFVFVLEDDTAGSAEGGAVVGICGLEGAVGGDEPWYNYRVGLSVHASRELGVYRKLETLFLTNDLTGSAELCSLFLHPDWRRNSNGSLLSKSRFLFLAEFPERFNSRVIAEMRGVSDAGGRSPFWESLGRHFFKIDFSEADYLTGLGQKSFIAELMPRQPVYTAFLSEEARAVISQVHEATRPARAMLESEGFRYNGAVDIFDAGPTLECELGQIRAVRDSQVLTAKPEDETSGRMWMVANRRLDDFRVCLAQTEPTPMGLPLTREVIARLGIEPGDSVRAVPLSSRTAGAA comes from the coding sequence ATGCGCGTTCGCAGCATCCGTCGCGACGATCTCGAAGCCCTGCTGGCGCTGGCGCGCAGCACCGGCGTCGGCGTCACCACCCTGCCGGCCAACGAGGAGCGGCTGGGCCGCCGTATCGAGGCTTCGCTGGCCTCGCAGGCGGCGGAACCGTCGCCCGATGCGTCGAGCTTCGTGTTCGTGCTCGAGGACGACACGGCCGGCTCGGCCGAGGGCGGCGCCGTGGTCGGCATCTGCGGCCTCGAAGGCGCGGTCGGCGGCGACGAGCCCTGGTACAACTATCGCGTCGGCCTCAGCGTGCACGCCTCGCGCGAGCTCGGCGTCTACCGCAAGCTCGAGACGCTGTTCCTGACCAACGACCTGACCGGCTCGGCCGAGCTGTGCTCGCTGTTCCTGCACCCGGACTGGCGCCGCAACAGCAACGGCAGCCTGTTGTCCAAGTCGCGCTTCCTGTTCCTGGCCGAATTCCCCGAGCGCTTCAATTCTCGGGTGATCGCCGAGATGCGCGGCGTATCCGACGCCGGCGGCCGCTCGCCGTTCTGGGAGAGCCTGGGCCGGCACTTCTTCAAGATCGACTTCTCCGAGGCCGACTACCTGACCGGCCTGGGTCAGAAGTCCTTCATCGCCGAGCTGATGCCGCGGCAGCCGGTCTATACCGCCTTCCTCAGCGAGGAGGCCCGGGCGGTGATCAGCCAGGTGCACGAGGCGACCCGTCCGGCGCGGGCGATGCTCGAGAGCGAGGGTTTCCGCTACAACGGCGCGGTCGACATCTTCGACGCCGGCCCGACCCTCGAATGCGAGCTCGGCCAGATCCGGGCGGTGCGCGACAGCCAGGTGCTGACCGCCAAGCCCGAGGACGAGACCAGCGGCCGCATGTGGATGGTGGCCAACCGCCGTCTCGACGATTTCCGCGTCTGCCTGGCGCAGACCGAACCGACGCCGATGGGCCTGCCGCTGACGCGCGAAGTGATCGCGCGGCTGGGCATCGAGCCGGGCGACAGCGTGCGCGCGGTGCCGCTGTCGAGCAGGACTGCTGGCGCAGCGTGA
- the astD gene encoding succinylglutamate-semialdehyde dehydrogenase — protein sequence MPHHFIAGQWQPGQGEAFESRNPVSQAAVWQGQAADAAQVDAAVQAARGAFRAWRALGFAGREAIVRRFAELLGEHKAALADAIGIETGKPRWEALTEVQTMIGKVDISVKSYHERTGEKASAMGDAQAVLRHRPHGVVAVFGPYNFPGHLPNGHIVPALLAGNTVVFKPSELTPMVAHKTVELWQQAGLPAGVLNLLQGARATGIALAGHAGLDGLFFTGSSGTGEALHKQFSGHPDKILALEMGGNNPLIVQDVANVDAAVFQTIQSAFISAGQRCTCARRLLVPRGAAGDAFLARLVEVAAQLRVGRWDDAEAPFMGAVISLAAAHRLLVSQADLIGKGAVPLLEMRRLEADTALLTPGILDVSAVANLADEEDFGPLLKVQRYDDFEQAIELANATRYGLAAGLISDSRALYEQFWQESRAGIVNWNKQLTGASSAAPFGGVGASGNHRASAYYAADYCSYPVAGLETPDLTLPAALPAGMKM from the coding sequence ATGCCCCACCATTTCATCGCCGGCCAATGGCAGCCCGGCCAGGGCGAAGCCTTCGAATCGCGCAATCCGGTCAGCCAGGCCGCGGTCTGGCAGGGCCAGGCGGCCGACGCCGCCCAGGTCGACGCCGCGGTGCAGGCCGCGCGCGGCGCCTTCAGGGCCTGGCGCGCGCTCGGCTTCGCCGGCCGCGAAGCCATCGTGCGCCGCTTCGCCGAGCTGCTCGGCGAGCACAAGGCCGCGCTGGCCGACGCGATCGGCATCGAGACCGGCAAGCCGCGCTGGGAGGCCCTGACCGAGGTGCAGACCATGATCGGCAAGGTCGACATCTCGGTGAAGAGCTACCACGAGCGTACCGGCGAGAAGGCAAGCGCCATGGGCGACGCCCAGGCGGTGCTGCGCCACCGGCCGCACGGCGTGGTGGCGGTGTTCGGCCCCTACAACTTCCCCGGCCACCTGCCCAACGGCCATATCGTGCCGGCGCTGCTGGCCGGCAACACGGTGGTGTTCAAGCCGTCCGAACTGACGCCGATGGTGGCGCACAAGACGGTCGAGCTGTGGCAGCAGGCCGGCCTGCCGGCCGGCGTGCTCAACCTCCTGCAGGGCGCGCGCGCGACCGGCATCGCGCTGGCCGGCCACGCCGGCCTCGACGGATTGTTCTTCACCGGCTCGTCGGGCACCGGCGAGGCGCTGCACAAGCAGTTCTCCGGCCATCCGGACAAGATCCTGGCGCTCGAGATGGGCGGCAACAACCCGCTGATCGTGCAGGACGTCGCCAACGTCGATGCCGCGGTGTTCCAGACCATCCAGTCGGCCTTCATCTCGGCCGGCCAGCGCTGCACCTGCGCGCGCCGGCTGCTGGTGCCGCGCGGTGCGGCGGGCGACGCCTTCCTGGCGCGGCTGGTCGAGGTGGCGGCGCAACTGCGCGTCGGCCGCTGGGACGACGCCGAGGCGCCGTTCATGGGCGCGGTGATCTCGCTGGCCGCGGCCCACCGGCTGCTGGTGTCGCAGGCCGACCTGATCGGCAAGGGCGCGGTCCCGCTGCTCGAGATGCGCCGGCTCGAAGCCGACACCGCGCTGCTGACGCCGGGCATCCTCGACGTCAGCGCGGTCGCCAACCTGGCCGACGAGGAAGACTTCGGCCCGCTGCTCAAGGTGCAGCGCTACGACGATTTCGAGCAGGCGATCGAGCTGGCCAACGCCACGCGTTATGGCCTGGCGGCCGGCCTGATCTCGGATAGCCGTGCGCTGTACGAGCAGTTCTGGCAGGAATCGCGCGCCGGCATCGTCAACTGGAACAAGCAGCTGACCGGCGCCTCGAGCGCCGCACCGTTCGGCGGCGTCGGCGCCAGCGGCAACCACCGTGCCAGCGCCTACTATGCTGCGGATTACTGCAGCTACCCGGTGGCCGGGCTGGAGACGCCCGATCTGACGCTGCCGGCTGCGTTGCCGGCGGGAATGAAGATGTGA
- the astB gene encoding N-succinylarginine dihydrolase yields MAAYEANFDGLVGPTHNYAGLSFGNVASTGNQNAVASPRQAARQGLAKMKALHDAGFKQGVLAPHERPSVASLRLLGFAGSDAEVIARAAKEAPAILAACCSASTMWTANAATVSPGADTADGRVHFTPANLNNKFHRSIEHPTTGRILKAMFADESRFAHHPALPAQMHFGDEGAANHTRFCHEYDQPGVEFFVFGQAAFDHRYPKPARFPARQTLEASQAIARLHGLKDSQVVYAQQDPDTIDLGVFHNDVISVGNRNVLFHHQKSFLQQAEVLAELDRKLAALGGHFVAIEVPEAEVSVEEAVKSYLFNSQLLSKSDGKLIIVVPEESRNIPRVWTYLDKLVNSGGPIDEVRVFDLKQSMQNGGGPACLRLRVALSDAELAAVNPAVLMSDALFATLNGWVDKHYRDRLTGEDLADPQLLVECRTALDELTQILKLGSVYPFQLA; encoded by the coding sequence ATGGCAGCTTACGAAGCCAATTTCGACGGCCTGGTCGGCCCGACCCACAACTACGCCGGCCTGAGCTTCGGCAACGTCGCCTCGACCGGCAACCAGAACGCCGTCGCCAGCCCGCGCCAGGCCGCCCGCCAGGGCCTGGCCAAGATGAAGGCGCTGCACGACGCCGGTTTCAAGCAGGGCGTGCTGGCGCCGCACGAGCGGCCCAGCGTGGCCAGCCTGCGGCTGCTGGGCTTCGCCGGCAGCGACGCCGAGGTGATCGCCCGCGCCGCCAAGGAAGCGCCGGCCATCCTGGCCGCCTGCTGCTCGGCCTCGACCATGTGGACCGCCAACGCCGCCACCGTCAGCCCCGGCGCCGATACCGCCGACGGCCGCGTGCATTTCACGCCGGCCAACCTCAACAACAAGTTCCACCGCTCGATCGAACACCCGACCACCGGCCGCATCCTCAAGGCCATGTTCGCCGACGAGTCGCGCTTCGCCCACCATCCGGCGCTGCCGGCGCAGATGCACTTCGGCGACGAGGGCGCGGCCAACCACACCCGCTTCTGCCACGAGTACGACCAGCCCGGCGTCGAGTTCTTCGTGTTCGGCCAGGCCGCCTTCGACCACCGCTACCCCAAGCCGGCCCGCTTCCCGGCGCGCCAGACGCTGGAGGCGAGCCAGGCCATCGCCCGGCTGCACGGCCTCAAGGACAGCCAGGTGGTCTACGCCCAGCAGGACCCGGACACCATCGACCTCGGCGTGTTCCACAACGACGTGATCTCGGTCGGCAACCGCAACGTGCTGTTCCACCATCAGAAATCCTTCCTGCAGCAGGCCGAGGTGCTGGCCGAGCTCGACCGCAAGCTGGCCGCGCTCGGCGGCCACTTCGTCGCGATCGAGGTGCCCGAGGCCGAGGTCTCGGTCGAGGAGGCGGTGAAGTCCTACCTGTTCAACAGCCAGCTGCTCAGCAAGTCCGACGGCAAGCTGATCATCGTGGTGCCGGAAGAGTCGCGGAACATCCCGCGCGTCTGGACCTACCTCGACAAGCTGGTCAACAGCGGCGGCCCGATCGACGAAGTGCGGGTGTTCGACCTCAAGCAGTCGATGCAGAACGGCGGCGGCCCGGCCTGCCTGCGGCTGCGGGTGGCGCTGTCGGACGCCGAGCTGGCCGCGGTCAACCCGGCGGTGCTGATGAGCGACGCGCTGTTCGCCACGCTCAACGGCTGGGTCGACAAGCATTACCGCGACCGGCTGACCGGCGAGGACCTGGCCGATCCGCAGCTGCTGGTCGAGTGCCGTACCGCGCTGGACGAGCTGACGCAGATCCTGAAGCTGGGTTCGGTCTACCCCTTCCAGCTCGCCTGA
- a CDS encoding YaiI/YqxD family protein, protein MHIWVDADACPRVIKDMLFRAAERTGVALTLVANQLLAVPPSPHIRAIQVPGGFDVADHYIVEQVAAGDLVVTADIPLAARVVEKGARALDPRGELHTAATIRERLSMRDFMEELRSSGVETGGPAAFGQAERQAFARQLDRLLAALPRTRPTPQ, encoded by the coding sequence ATGCACATCTGGGTCGACGCCGACGCCTGCCCGCGCGTCATCAAGGACATGCTGTTCCGCGCCGCCGAGCGCACCGGCGTGGCGCTGACGCTGGTGGCCAACCAGTTGCTGGCGGTGCCGCCGTCGCCGCATATCCGCGCCATCCAGGTGCCGGGCGGCTTCGACGTGGCCGACCACTACATCGTGGAGCAGGTGGCGGCCGGCGACCTGGTGGTCACCGCCGACATCCCGCTGGCGGCACGCGTGGTCGAGAAGGGCGCCCGCGCGCTCGATCCGCGCGGCGAGCTGCATACGGCGGCTACCATCCGCGAACGGCTGTCGATGCGCGATTTCATGGAAGAACTGCGCTCCAGCGGCGTCGAGACCGGCGGCCCGGCCGCCTTCGGCCAGGCCGAACGGCAGGCCTTCGCGCGCCAGCTCGACCGGCTGCTGGCCGCGCTTCCCAGGACGCGGCCAACGCCGCAGTGA